Proteins co-encoded in one Medicago truncatula cultivar Jemalong A17 chromosome 8, MtrunA17r5.0-ANR, whole genome shotgun sequence genomic window:
- the LOC11440521 gene encoding abscisic acid 8'-hydroxylase CYP707A2, giving the protein MEITTLFFYFASFLFIVLFKSLIKNFLFPSNGKQLPLPPGSMGYPYIGETFQMYSQDPSLFFANKIKRYGAMFKSHILGCPCVMISSPEAAKFVLNKSQLFKPTFPASKERMLGKQAIFFHQGNYHANLRRLVLRSFMPEAIKSIVPNIESIAQTCLKSWDGNLITTYLEMKTFTFNVALLSIFGKDEILYREDLKRCYYTLEKGYNSMPINLPGTLFHKAMKARKELAQILEQIISTRRCKKQVYNDLLASFMDEKAGLSDEQISDNIIGVIFAARDTTASVLTWIVKYLGENPSVLESVTEEQMSIIKGKQENGEEIGLNWEDTKNMPITSRVIQETLRVASILSFTFREATEDVEYQGYLIPKGWKVLPLFRNIHHSPENFKEPEKFDPSRFEVAPKPNTFMPFGNGVHACPGNELAKLEILVLVHHLTTKYRWSVVGEKNGIQYGPFALPQNGLPINLYSKK; this is encoded by the exons ATGGAAATTACCACTTTGTTTTTCTACTTTGCTTCTTTTCTCTTCATTGTTCTGTTCAAATCACTCATCAAAAACTTCTTATTTCCTTCTAATGGAAAACAATTGCCTCTACCTCCTGGTTCTATGGGTTACCCTTACATAGGAGAAACCTTTCAAATGTATTCTCAAGACCCTAGTCTTTTCTTTGCCAACAAAATCAAAAG GTATGGTGCTATGTTCAAGTCTCACATTTTAGGTTGTCCTTGTGTGATGATTTCAAGTCCAGAAGCAGCAAAATTTGTGTTAAACAAATCTCAACTTTTCAAACCAACATTTCCAGCTAGCAAAGAAAGGATGTTAGGGAAACAAGCAATTTTCTTTCATCAAGGAAATTATCATGCTAACCTAAGAAGACTTGTTCTTCGTTCTTTCATGCCTGAAGCCATCAAAAGCATTGTTCCTAATATTGAATCCATTGCACAAACTTGCCTCAAATCATGGGATGGAAATTTAATCACCACTTACCTTGAAATGAAAACA TTCACCTTCAACGTTGCACttctatcaatttttggaaaagATGAAATTCTATATAGAGAAGATCTAAAAAGATGTTACTACACACTTGAGAAAGGGTACAATTCAATGCCAATAAACCTACCAGGAACACTATTTCACAAGGCAATGAAAGCAAGGAAAGAGCTTGCACAGATCTTAGAACAAATCATCTCAACAAGGAGGTGCAAAAAGCAAGTTTACAATGATTTATTAGCTTCTTTCATGGATGAGAAAGCAGGACTTAGTGATGAACAAATATCAGATAATATCATTGGTGTTATTTTTGCTGCTCGTGACACAACTGCTAGTGTGCTTACGTGGATTGTGAAGTACCTTGGTGAAAATCCTAGTGTCCTTGAATCAGTCACA GAAGAACAAATGTCTATAATAAAGGGGAAACAAGAAAATGGTGAAGAAATTGGTCTAAATTGGgaagacacaaaaaatatgccAATAACTTCAAGGGTTATACAAGAAACTCTAAGAGTGGCATCAATTTTGTCTTTTACATTTAGAGAAGCAACAGAAGATGTTGAATATCAAGGGTATCTTATACCAAAAGGATGGAAAGTATTGCCACTTTTCAGAAATATACATCACAGTCCAGAGAATTTCAAAGAGCCAGAAAAATTTGATCCTTCAAGATTTGAG GTTGCTCCAAAACCTAATACTTTCATGCCATTTGGAAATGGGGTCCATGCATGTCCTGGCAATGAATTAGCAAAGTTGGAGATTTTGGTTCTTGTACATCATCTAACCACAAAGTACAG GTGGTCTGTGGTCGGTGAAAAGAACGGAATTCAGTATGGTCCTTTTGCTCTTCCTCAAAATGGGTTACCAATCAACTTATATtccaagaaataa